Proteins encoded within one genomic window of Mesobacillus subterraneus:
- a CDS encoding YqkE family protein, which produces MKKKQKRQQQQVKKEEKPATLGDLLNQDIMQKLKDQQQQLKEEEEKKKQAEWDRKKEEKRLREKNKSFEELLSESDMDWKRFK; this is translated from the coding sequence ACGCCAGCAGCAACAAGTAAAGAAAGAAGAAAAACCAGCAACACTGGGCGATCTCCTGAACCAGGATATCATGCAAAAGTTAAAAGACCAGCAACAACAATTAAAGGAGGAGGAAGAAAAGAAAAAGCAGGCTGAATGGGATCGCAAGAAGGAAGAGAAGCGTTTAAGGGAGAAGAACAAATCATTTGAAGAATTGCTCTCCGAAAGCGACATGGATTGGAAGAGGTTCAAATGA
- a CDS encoding GrpB family protein yields the protein MTRRRVEVVPYNHEWKTLFGKEKQLLESIFLPAEVEIYHIGSTSVPGLSAKPIIDIMLAADSLEQVEKATPAIEGAGYEAKGENGIPRRRYFQKHDENGVRKVHLHSFEKGSHQLHRHLVFRDYLRAHPREARKYAEVKEKAAQKYEYDIESYISEKSPIVKELENKAMQWRSVR from the coding sequence ATGACCCGAAGAAGAGTGGAAGTAGTTCCATATAATCATGAATGGAAAACGCTTTTCGGAAAGGAGAAGCAACTTCTGGAATCCATCTTTTTACCAGCAGAAGTGGAAATCTACCATATCGGCAGTACATCTGTCCCTGGACTTAGCGCCAAGCCGATCATAGACATCATGTTAGCCGCTGACAGCCTTGAGCAAGTTGAAAAGGCAACCCCTGCCATAGAGGGTGCTGGCTACGAGGCGAAAGGGGAAAACGGCATCCCTCGGAGGCGGTATTTTCAAAAACATGACGAAAATGGAGTGCGAAAAGTTCATTTGCACTCTTTTGAAAAAGGCAGCCATCAATTGCACAGGCATCTTGTATTTCGCGATTACTTAAGGGCTCACCCACGAGAAGCCAGAAAATACGCTGAAGTAAAAGAAAAAGCTGCCCAAAAATATGAGTATGATATTGAATCCTATATTTCAGAAAAATCCCCGATTGTAAAGGAGTTGGAGAATAAAGCGATGCAATGGAGGTCAGTCAGATAA
- a CDS encoding ZIP family metal transporter — MLLITFILAAGFVSIHLFSRYVPFLDNVPRSRLLSAAGGISVAYVFIHLLPELNKHNEVLDKSIQSDALNFFENHTYIVAMLGLAIFYGLERMVKNSKKRQQEKNNLDRATMGVFWIHIVSFFLYNSLIGYLLLDGEQETVKGLVFYFIALAVHFITSDHALREAHKEIYDRIGRWLLAGAIVIGWAIGLIWEVDESIIAVLFALLAGGVILNVMKEELPEERESNFWAFAAGLAGYTFLLMLA; from the coding sequence TTGTTACTTATTACTTTCATATTAGCGGCTGGATTCGTTTCAATCCATCTATTTTCAAGATATGTACCTTTCCTCGACAACGTACCTCGAAGCCGACTGCTTTCAGCTGCAGGAGGCATTTCTGTAGCATACGTATTCATCCACCTGCTCCCTGAGTTGAATAAACATAACGAGGTCCTTGACAAGAGTATCCAATCTGACGCCCTGAACTTCTTTGAAAATCATACATACATAGTAGCGATGCTTGGTCTGGCCATATTTTATGGACTGGAACGTATGGTGAAGAACTCAAAGAAAAGACAGCAAGAGAAAAATAATCTGGACAGGGCTACTATGGGCGTGTTTTGGATCCATATCGTTTCTTTTTTCCTTTATAACAGTTTGATAGGATACTTGCTGCTTGATGGAGAACAGGAAACGGTAAAGGGGCTGGTATTTTATTTTATAGCCCTGGCCGTCCATTTCATCACGAGCGACCATGCGCTTAGGGAGGCGCACAAGGAAATATATGACCGAATTGGAAGATGGCTTCTTGCTGGCGCAATAGTGATAGGCTGGGCAATCGGCCTCATCTGGGAAGTAGATGAAAGCATTATTGCAGTGCTATTTGCCCTGCTTGCAGGGGGTGTCATTTTAAATGTAATGAAAGAAGAGCTTCCAGAGGAAAGAGAGAGTAACTTTTGGGCCTTTGCCGCTGGACTGGCAGGCTACACATTTTTGTTGATGCTAGCTTAA
- a CDS encoding aldo/keto reductase: protein MKRRKLGTSDFYVSEIGLGCMSLGTDFLKAQSVVESALEEGINYFDTADLYDFGENERIIGQTLKNVREQVIIATKAGNRWTEAKDSWTWDPSKDHIKEAVKQSLKRLNTDYIDLYQLHGGTVEDNIDETIEAFEELKDEGYIKYYGISSIRPNVIREFAQKSSIVSVMMQLSILDRRPEEEVLPLLHEKNISAVTRGTVAKGMLSDRMLEKAASKGYLDYSFEELQEVLPLLKEKLASTRSLAEVAIQYNLSHPAVASVVAGASTPEQIRENARAANSALLSTEEVELIRSITKANKYDQHR from the coding sequence ATGAAGAGAAGGAAACTAGGTACATCTGACTTCTACGTCAGCGAAATCGGCCTTGGCTGCATGTCGCTTGGAACAGATTTTCTAAAGGCACAATCCGTAGTCGAATCTGCTTTGGAGGAAGGGATCAACTATTTTGATACTGCCGATTTATATGATTTCGGGGAGAACGAAAGGATAATCGGACAAACCTTAAAGAATGTCCGGGAGCAGGTCATCATCGCTACGAAGGCTGGCAATCGTTGGACTGAGGCGAAAGACAGCTGGACCTGGGATCCATCGAAGGATCACATCAAAGAAGCCGTCAAGCAAAGCTTGAAAAGGCTGAATACCGATTATATTGATCTTTACCAGCTGCACGGCGGGACGGTTGAAGACAATATTGACGAAACAATCGAGGCTTTTGAAGAATTGAAGGATGAAGGCTATATCAAATATTATGGAATCTCATCCATCAGGCCCAATGTCATTCGTGAATTTGCTCAAAAATCAAGCATCGTCTCCGTTATGATGCAGCTCAGCATCCTTGACCGGCGTCCTGAAGAAGAAGTGTTGCCTCTCCTACATGAAAAGAACATCAGTGCAGTAACAAGAGGCACCGTGGCTAAAGGCATGCTTAGTGACAGGATGCTCGAGAAAGCAGCCTCTAAAGGGTATCTTGATTACAGCTTTGAAGAATTGCAAGAGGTCCTTCCATTGTTGAAAGAGAAGCTTGCCTCAACTAGATCCCTTGCAGAAGTCGCCATTCAGTATAATTTATCACACCCTGCAGTAGCTTCTGTCGTAGCAGGGGCAAGCACCCCTGAACAAATAAGGGAAAATGCCAGGGCAGCAAATTCCGCTTTGCTCTCTACCGAGGAAGTCGAATTAATTCGATCAATTACAAAAGCAAATAAATATGACCAGCACAGATGA
- the mciZ gene encoding Z-ring formation inhibitor MciZ: protein MKIYVHSQGITLAGKAWEIKRILKEYGKKHELVKDWVETVNQPVRQPK from the coding sequence ATGAAAATATACGTCCATAGCCAGGGGATCACTCTTGCAGGCAAGGCATGGGAAATCAAACGCATACTGAAAGAGTATGGCAAAAAGCATGAGCTGGTAAAAGATTGGGTGGAGACAGTCAATCAGCCGGTCCGCCAACCTAAATAG
- a CDS encoding NUDIX hydrolase, with product MKSLEEKTLKSEKIFSGKVISLQLDDVELPNGKTSKREIVKHPGAVAVIPVTADHKIIMVEQYRKALERTIVEIPAGKLEAGENPEVCAARELEEETGYECANLEWLISFYTSPGFANEIIHVYKATGLNKKANPAAADEDEFVNLMEITLEEAIQLVKEQKIFDAKTAFAVQHLQLQEALEK from the coding sequence ATGAAATCTCTTGAAGAAAAAACATTGAAGTCGGAGAAGATTTTTTCAGGTAAGGTCATTAGCCTGCAGTTAGACGATGTAGAATTACCGAACGGAAAAACATCAAAAAGGGAGATCGTCAAGCATCCAGGCGCAGTCGCGGTCATTCCGGTAACAGCTGATCATAAAATCATCATGGTTGAACAATACAGGAAGGCGCTTGAAAGGACGATCGTCGAGATTCCGGCAGGCAAGCTTGAGGCAGGAGAAAATCCGGAAGTTTGTGCTGCACGTGAACTTGAGGAAGAAACAGGCTATGAATGCGCTAATTTGGAATGGCTAATTTCCTTCTATACATCTCCAGGGTTTGCAAATGAAATCATCCATGTATATAAGGCAACAGGGCTAAATAAAAAAGCAAATCCGGCAGCAGCCGATGAAGATGAATTTGTCAATTTGATGGAAATAACCCTTGAAGAGGCAATTCAGCTTGTGAAAGAACAAAAGATCTTCGATGCGAAGACAGCATTTGCAGTGCAGCATCTGCAGTTGCAGGAGGCATTGGAAAAGTAA
- the spoIIM gene encoding stage II sporulation protein M: protein MKKRRYQDVAVTHLREYSSIYLFVIVLFLMGVIFGAVIVNSLSFTQKEDLFYYLSQFFGQAASGKVADGKDLFLQSFLHNGKFIGLIWILGVSIIGLPVILILLFMKGMVVGFTVGFLVNQMQWDGFLLSFVSILPQNFIIIPVFIITAAMAVTFSLKMIRNQFMKKINQPIMPQFFRYIFSFVAALVFLAVAAGVEAYLSPALLKAVINSIN from the coding sequence ATGAAGAAACGAAGGTACCAGGACGTCGCAGTAACCCATTTAAGAGAATATTCCTCAATCTATCTTTTTGTCATTGTCCTGTTTTTGATGGGAGTCATCTTTGGGGCAGTAATCGTGAACAGCCTCAGCTTTACTCAAAAAGAGGATTTATTCTATTACTTATCTCAGTTTTTTGGCCAGGCCGCTTCCGGAAAAGTAGCAGATGGAAAAGATTTATTTCTACAAAGCTTCTTACACAATGGGAAATTCATCGGACTAATCTGGATCCTCGGAGTTTCCATCATAGGGCTTCCGGTCATACTGATCCTGCTTTTTATGAAGGGAATGGTTGTTGGTTTCACAGTCGGCTTCCTTGTCAATCAAATGCAATGGGACGGATTTCTGCTCTCCTTTGTATCCATCCTGCCGCAAAACTTCATCATCATTCCGGTATTCATTATTACGGCTGCAATGGCGGTGACCTTTTCACTGAAAATGATCCGGAACCAATTCATGAAGAAAATCAACCAGCCAATTATGCCGCAGTTCTTTAGATATATTTTTTCATTTGTCGCCGCTCTTGTCTTCCTGGCTGTGGCGGCAGGAGTCGAGGCTTATTTATCACCGGCATTATTGAAAGCAGTCATTAATTCGATAAATTAA
- the fur gene encoding ferric iron uptake transcriptional regulator: MENRIERIKKQLHSSSYKLTPQREATVRVLLEHEEDHLSAEDVYLLVKEKSPEIGLATVYRTLELLTELKIVDKINFGDGVSRYDLRQEGAAHFHHHLVCIECGAVDEIQDDLLEDVEEIVERDWKFKIKDHRLTFHGICHRCQEKEPAETE; this comes from the coding sequence ATGGAAAACAGAATTGAGAGAATCAAGAAACAGCTGCATTCGTCCAGCTATAAATTAACGCCTCAGCGTGAAGCTACGGTTCGCGTTTTGCTTGAACATGAAGAAGACCACTTGAGTGCGGAAGATGTTTATTTGCTTGTCAAAGAGAAATCTCCTGAGATCGGTTTGGCAACAGTGTACCGGACACTTGAGCTGCTGACTGAACTGAAAATTGTTGATAAAATTAACTTTGGGGACGGTGTATCCCGTTACGATCTCCGCCAGGAAGGCGCTGCCCATTTCCACCATCACCTCGTCTGCATCGAATGCGGAGCAGTGGATGAAATCCAGGACGACCTTCTTGAAGATGTTGAAGAAATCGTTGAAAGAGACTGGAAATTTAAAATTAAGGACCACCGCCTGACTTTCCATGGTATTTGCCACAGATGCCAGGAAAAAGAACCGGCTGAAACTGAATGA
- a CDS encoding YqzK family protein — protein sequence MKSWFGLVMHTIKVFILFTGCTILFYYGIMWVNEEYESYHRYDAPEGAAIKVSGTFDEEKGSMLERLILFYLNGE from the coding sequence ATGAAATCTTGGTTCGGATTAGTCATGCATACCATTAAGGTGTTTATATTATTCACTGGATGCACAATCTTATTTTATTATGGTATCATGTGGGTTAACGAAGAGTATGAAAGCTATCATCGATATGACGCACCAGAGGGAGCAGCCATAAAGGTGTCAGGTACTTTTGACGAAGAAAAAGGAAGTATGCTTGAAAGGCTGATACTGTTTTATCTGAATGGGGAGTAA